In Blastopirellula sediminis, the following proteins share a genomic window:
- a CDS encoding DUF1653 domain-containing protein, with the protein MEKNARADGHREFMISICLVTPKQIPRRLSQLIPLPELLLETNISPGRYRHYKGPEYSVLGIARHSETEELLVVYRQEYPPYGLWVRPAAMFAETVKIDDRIVPRFEKIAD; encoded by the coding sequence ATGGAAAAGAATGCGCGGGCTGACGGCCACCGTGAATTCATGATATCAATTTGTCTGGTTACGCCGAAACAGATTCCTAGACGACTCAGCCAATTAATTCCACTTCCGGAGCTTCTGTTGGAAACGAATATCTCTCCCGGCCGTTATCGCCACTATAAAGGTCCGGAATATTCCGTGCTCGGAATCGCCCGTCATAGCGAGACCGAGGAATTGCTTGTCGTTTACCGTCAGGAGTATCCCCCCTACGGACTTTGGGTTCGCCCCGCCGCGATGTTCGCCGAAACTGTGAAGATTGACGATCGGATCGTGCCGCGGTTTGAAAAAATTGCCGACTGA
- a CDS encoding paraquat-inducible protein A, whose protein sequence is MQAILRNWRVWCMLFTTAAAVCFVAGLALPFVQVSPGEKLGPIEGLVVWFISDDNTYSLMGSITAIWHEHTFLGAIAFAFSIMLPTLKLLVLTLSALRLSDMRRIAFYRAWAERMGPWSMLEVFLVAFSLLLTKSLPFGTAIHPLEGFYFFWASIILSLIAALTLPRGDRVAVADSSPQLAPSTE, encoded by the coding sequence ATGCAAGCGATCCTGCGCAACTGGCGCGTCTGGTGCATGTTGTTTACGACGGCGGCGGCGGTCTGCTTCGTCGCTGGGCTTGCGTTGCCGTTCGTGCAGGTTTCGCCGGGCGAAAAGCTAGGGCCGATCGAAGGATTGGTGGTCTGGTTCATTTCGGATGACAACACCTACTCGCTGATGGGAAGCATCACGGCGATTTGGCACGAGCATACGTTCCTGGGAGCGATCGCGTTCGCATTTTCGATCATGCTGCCGACGCTGAAGCTGTTGGTGCTGACTCTGTCCGCGCTGCGACTCTCCGACATGCGACGGATTGCGTTCTATCGGGCATGGGCCGAGCGAATGGGGCCTTGGTCGATGCTGGAAGTTTTTCTGGTCGCATTCTCGCTGCTGCTGACGAAGTCGCTTCCCTTTGGCACCGCGATCCATCCGCTGGAAGGTTTCTACTTCTTTTGGGCTTCGATCATTCTGAGCCTGATCGCAGCGCTGACGTTGCCGCGGGGCGATCGTGTAGCGGTCGCTGATAGCAGTCCTCAGCTTGCTCCCTCGACCGAATAA
- a CDS encoding class I SAM-dependent methyltransferase has product MTNHDILRRSRAAWNHAAKSGNRWSQPIDAETVARAREGDWQVILTPNQATPRSWFGDLAGKQVLCLASGGGQQAPTLAAAGADVVSFDLSDEQLALDRQVAEREGLAIRIEQGDMADLSRFADASFDLIFNPCSTVFIPDVLPVWRECARVLRPGGRLMTGFMNPSYFLFDHEEDGTTDSLLVRHRLPYDELENDDLSETRRRQLADGEALEFSHSLQTQIGGQLAAGLVLIDLYEDWWTSDATRLNQFSPTTVATLAMKPTHASVD; this is encoded by the coding sequence ATGACAAATCACGATATTTTGCGGCGAAGTCGCGCCGCTTGGAATCATGCGGCGAAAAGCGGAAACCGCTGGTCCCAGCCGATCGACGCAGAGACGGTCGCTCGCGCACGGGAAGGCGACTGGCAAGTGATTCTGACGCCAAACCAAGCGACTCCCCGCAGTTGGTTCGGCGATCTCGCCGGCAAGCAGGTGCTATGTCTCGCCTCGGGAGGAGGGCAACAAGCGCCGACGTTAGCCGCCGCCGGCGCCGATGTCGTAAGTTTCGACCTCTCAGACGAGCAATTGGCGCTCGATCGTCAAGTCGCGGAGCGGGAAGGGCTGGCGATACGAATTGAACAGGGAGACATGGCCGATCTCTCGCGGTTTGCGGACGCCTCTTTCGACCTGATCTTTAATCCGTGTTCGACCGTTTTCATCCCAGACGTGCTGCCGGTTTGGCGCGAGTGTGCCCGCGTGCTGCGTCCTGGCGGCCGCTTGATGACTGGATTTATGAATCCCAGTTATTTCCTGTTCGACCATGAAGAAGATGGGACGACCGATTCCCTTTTGGTTCGCCATCGCTTGCCGTATGACGAACTTGAAAACGACGATCTCAGCGAGACGCGCCGCCGCCAATTGGCTGACGGCGAAGCGCTCGAATTCAGCCATAGTCTACAAACGCAGATCGGCGGGCAACTTGCCGCCGGTCTGGTGCTGATCGATCTCTACGAAGATTGGTGGACCTCCGACGCGACGCGGCTCAATCAGTTTTCGCCAACGACGGTCGCCACGTTAGCAATGAAGCCGACTCACGCGTCTGTCGACTAG
- a CDS encoding Tll0287-like domain-containing protein — translation MSLRNYGALAICAIATLVIGLAGCGGTANGSSAGPATASGGISPKKFADAVHAVMMADRTVYTKHVVNRLKSQESPVTPSEYWKDEDNTIPLPAQMFRMGSEIVSEDEEAGFQYALKSKWPLNEQNKAATPMEIEALDYIAEHDDNFYGEEELGGKKYLVAVYADKAVANACFDCHNNHTNRAADYPEFKMGDTMGGVIVRVPLD, via the coding sequence ATGTCACTACGCAATTACGGTGCACTGGCGATCTGTGCGATCGCGACGCTTGTTATCGGCTTGGCTGGCTGCGGTGGGACGGCCAACGGCAGTTCGGCAGGTCCGGCGACCGCAAGCGGCGGGATCTCGCCGAAGAAGTTCGCCGATGCGGTTCATGCGGTGATGATGGCCGACCGAACCGTCTACACCAAGCATGTGGTCAATCGACTGAAGAGCCAGGAAAGCCCGGTCACGCCGAGCGAATATTGGAAGGACGAGGATAACACGATTCCGCTGCCGGCCCAGATGTTTCGAATGGGATCGGAAATCGTGTCGGAAGACGAAGAGGCCGGCTTCCAATACGCACTCAAGTCGAAATGGCCTCTCAACGAGCAAAACAAAGCGGCGACCCCGATGGAAATCGAAGCGCTCGATTACATCGCCGAGCATGACGACAACTTCTACGGCGAAGAAGAGCTGGGGGGAAAGAAGTACCTGGTCGCGGTCTACGCCGACAAAGCGGTCGCCAACGCTTGCTTTGATTGCCACAACAACCACACCAATCGCGCGGCCGATTATCCCGAATTCAAGATGGGCGACACGATGGGCGGGGTGATTGTCCGAGTGCCGCTTGACTAG
- a CDS encoding c-type cytochrome: MRRGKFGAAITAFSVIAVSALSANMACAEESPLPYPAGKLGEVVRLGEEIVMRTDEHPLSKPFVGNTLRCTSCHLEGGKHPQAGSFLQTAVAYPAWSPREKRVITLEDRVLNCFMRSQNGVRPPNGSEVAVAVTTYITWLSTGAAIKMNAEKPLGPNHVPAIDLAKHQPADVERGKIVYQQRCADCHGEEGAGDLDNPPVWGDQSYNDGAGLSRVDKLASWVKVGMPVDDADLTEQEAIDVAAFINSHARPHFELKDHLPPPERRGEYNGESPN; the protein is encoded by the coding sequence ATGAGACGCGGTAAGTTTGGGGCGGCGATCACAGCCTTCTCCGTAATCGCTGTAAGTGCGCTGTCGGCGAATATGGCATGTGCCGAGGAATCTCCCCTCCCCTACCCTGCCGGCAAGCTTGGAGAAGTGGTGCGGCTGGGGGAAGAGATCGTGATGCGGACCGACGAGCATCCTCTTTCCAAGCCGTTCGTCGGCAACACGCTCCGCTGCACGTCGTGTCATCTGGAAGGTGGAAAACATCCCCAGGCCGGGAGCTTCTTGCAAACGGCCGTCGCCTATCCGGCCTGGTCGCCGCGTGAGAAGCGCGTGATCACGCTGGAAGACCGCGTGCTGAATTGTTTCATGCGCAGTCAGAACGGCGTCCGCCCTCCGAATGGTAGTGAAGTTGCAGTCGCCGTCACCACCTACATCACATGGCTCTCGACCGGCGCCGCCATCAAGATGAATGCCGAAAAGCCGCTCGGCCCTAATCATGTGCCGGCGATTGACCTCGCCAAGCATCAACCCGCGGACGTGGAACGGGGAAAGATCGTCTATCAACAGCGATGCGCCGATTGTCACGGCGAAGAAGGCGCCGGCGATCTCGACAACCCGCCGGTCTGGGGCGATCAGTCGTATAACGATGGCGCCGGGCTCAGCCGCGTCGACAAGTTGGCGTCATGGGTCAAGGTTGGCATGCCGGTCGACGACGCCGATCTGACGGAACAAGAAGCGATCGACGTCGCGGCGTTCATCAATAGCCACGCACGTCCCCACTTCGAGCTGAAAGATCATCTGCCGCCGCCTGAGCGACGCGGAGAGTACAACGGCGAGTCGCCAAACTAG
- a CDS encoding ammonia-forming cytochrome c nitrite reductase subunit c552, producing the protein MLRYGVAIWAVTLAIAMSVPFAYSLLVAEPSVGKTLFLPGETTHGHYQIELKCSACHVAGGGVNNDSCRDCHQALKEYDTHPAKKFRDPTNAHRLEKIDARECVTCHREHEPHNTSEMGVTLPTNYCVYCHDEIAKSRPSHAKFEFNTCTASGCHNYHDNTALYEDFLFKHVGEPDVLDDPHVPPLTHDVDPAKRVSEPDAPQQVKFNETLASDWRETAHAASGVNCNGCHQQKLDDVQGPQWHDQVAIETCEKCHQNEHDGFVQGMHGMRLAVGLPPMTVGAARLPMKADAAHRQLSCVSCHDDHRFDTRYAAVDACLKCHDDQHSLAYKSSSHYELWLAEEAGAAAAGTGVSCATCHMPRVEKDRKVVVEHNQNATLQPSEGMVRTACMNCHGLQFSLDSLADPQQIPNCFATKPSVHVESLEMAKEWFEAKEREKEARKKK; encoded by the coding sequence ATGTTGCGATATGGAGTAGCAATCTGGGCGGTGACGCTAGCGATCGCGATGAGCGTGCCGTTCGCCTATTCGCTGCTAGTCGCGGAGCCGAGCGTCGGTAAGACGCTATTTCTGCCGGGAGAGACGACGCACGGGCACTACCAGATTGAACTCAAGTGCAGCGCTTGCCATGTCGCCGGCGGCGGCGTCAATAACGACTCGTGTCGGGACTGTCACCAGGCGCTGAAGGAATACGACACCCATCCGGCGAAGAAATTTCGCGATCCAACCAACGCCCATCGGCTGGAGAAGATCGACGCGCGGGAGTGCGTGACTTGCCATCGCGAGCATGAGCCGCACAACACCTCCGAGATGGGGGTCACGCTGCCGACCAACTACTGCGTCTATTGCCACGATGAAATCGCCAAGTCGCGGCCGAGCCACGCGAAGTTTGAATTCAACACTTGCACCGCTTCGGGCTGTCATAACTACCACGACAACACGGCGCTGTACGAAGACTTTTTGTTCAAGCATGTCGGCGAGCCTGACGTGCTGGACGATCCGCACGTGCCGCCGCTGACGCATGACGTCGATCCGGCGAAACGGGTGAGCGAGCCAGACGCGCCACAGCAAGTGAAGTTCAACGAGACCCTGGCCAGCGACTGGCGAGAAACGGCCCATGCCGCGTCGGGCGTCAACTGCAACGGTTGCCATCAGCAGAAGTTGGACGATGTCCAAGGACCGCAGTGGCATGATCAAGTGGCGATCGAGACGTGCGAAAAATGCCATCAGAACGAACATGACGGATTTGTGCAGGGAATGCACGGCATGCGACTGGCGGTCGGTTTGCCGCCGATGACGGTCGGAGCGGCCCGACTGCCGATGAAAGCGGACGCGGCGCATCGGCAACTTAGCTGCGTCTCGTGCCATGACGATCATCGCTTTGATACGCGTTACGCGGCGGTCGACGCTTGTTTGAAATGTCACGACGACCAACATTCGCTCGCCTACAAGTCTTCTTCACACTACGAACTGTGGCTGGCCGAGGAAGCAGGCGCCGCGGCTGCAGGAACCGGCGTCAGCTGCGCGACCTGTCACATGCCGCGCGTGGAAAAAGATCGGAAGGTGGTCGTTGAGCATAACCAAAACGCCACTCTACAGCCGAGCGAAGGGATGGTCCGAACCGCTTGCATGAACTGCCACGGGCTGCAGTTCTCGCTCGACTCGCTCGCCGATCCCCAGCAGATTCCCAATTGCTTCGCAACGAAGCCCAGCGTGCACGTCGAGAGCCTGGAGATGGCGAAAGAGTGGTTTGAGGCGAAGGAGCGGGAAAAAGAGGCGAGGAAAAAGAAATGA
- a CDS encoding circularly permuted type 2 ATP-grasp protein, giving the protein MQQQTSMERVNGVSEYDVGEFYDEMFAHDASPRENCNLLYKRVIGLTTLDLQRRKLAAERSMVRLGITFNVYGDEEGTERIIPFDILPRIINADEWKWVSDGLKQRIVALNMFIDDVYGDQKILKDGAIPEHVVRSAASFRPQCVGLKPPKGVWCHITGTDLVRDQDGKFYVLEDNLRCPSGVSYVLQNRQLMKQAFPDLFESLSVRPVDDYCGQLLDALNYLAEDRTDTPTVGVLTPGVYNSAYFEHSFLAQQMGVDLVEGRDLVVQDKKVYMRTTKGLAKIDVLYRRIDDDFIDPRVFREDSLLGVPGLIEAYKAGNIALANAPGTGIADDKVIYAYVPDIIKYYLGEDPILPNVPTYVCWDEKQRDHVLNNLHNFVVKPANESGGYGMLIGPRSTREEQAKFADLIKSNPRNYIAQPTLSLSRAPVIIEDHLEGRHVDLRPFIIYGRDVFVLPGGLTRVALKKGSLVVNSSQGGGSKDTWVVEELP; this is encoded by the coding sequence ATGCAACAACAAACGTCCATGGAACGCGTCAACGGAGTTTCGGAGTACGACGTAGGCGAATTCTACGACGAGATGTTCGCCCATGACGCTTCTCCGCGAGAGAACTGCAACCTTCTCTATAAGCGGGTGATTGGTCTGACCACCCTGGATTTGCAGCGCCGCAAGCTGGCGGCCGAGCGATCGATGGTCCGATTGGGAATCACCTTCAACGTCTACGGCGATGAGGAAGGAACCGAGCGGATCATTCCGTTCGACATCTTGCCCCGCATTATTAACGCCGACGAGTGGAAATGGGTCAGCGACGGTTTGAAGCAGCGGATCGTTGCGCTCAACATGTTCATTGACGACGTCTACGGCGATCAAAAGATCCTGAAAGATGGGGCGATTCCGGAGCATGTCGTTCGTTCCGCCGCCTCGTTCCGACCGCAGTGCGTTGGTCTGAAACCCCCCAAGGGAGTCTGGTGTCATATCACCGGGACTGACTTGGTGCGAGATCAGGACGGCAAGTTCTACGTCCTGGAAGACAATCTCCGCTGCCCGTCGGGAGTTTCCTACGTTCTGCAGAATCGCCAGCTCATGAAGCAGGCGTTTCCCGACTTGTTCGAGTCCCTCTCGGTCCGCCCGGTCGACGACTACTGCGGCCAATTGCTCGACGCGCTCAACTACCTGGCGGAAGACCGCACCGATACGCCGACTGTCGGCGTGCTGACTCCCGGGGTTTATAACTCCGCTTACTTCGAACATTCGTTCCTTGCCCAGCAGATGGGGGTCGACTTGGTTGAAGGTCGCGACCTGGTCGTGCAGGACAAGAAGGTCTACATGCGAACCACCAAGGGGCTCGCGAAGATCGATGTGTTGTATCGCCGGATCGACGACGATTTTATCGATCCTCGCGTCTTCCGCGAAGATTCGCTCCTCGGCGTCCCTGGTCTCATCGAGGCTTACAAAGCCGGCAATATCGCGCTGGCCAACGCGCCCGGAACGGGTATCGCGGACGACAAGGTGATCTACGCCTATGTGCCCGATATCATCAAGTACTATTTGGGCGAAGATCCGATCCTGCCGAACGTCCCGACTTACGTTTGCTGGGACGAAAAGCAACGCGATCACGTCCTGAATAACCTGCACAATTTCGTCGTGAAGCCAGCCAACGAATCGGGCGGCTACGGGATGTTGATTGGCCCCCGTTCGACTCGCGAAGAACAGGCCAAGTTCGCTGACTTGATCAAATCCAATCCACGAAATTACATCGCCCAGCCGACGCTTAGTCTCTCCCGAGCGCCGGTTATCATTGAGGATCACCTGGAAGGACGCCACGTCGACTTGCGCCCGTTCATCATTTACGGACGCGACGTTTTCGTACTGCCGGGCGGTTTAACCCGAGTCGCTTTGAAGAAGGGCTCGTTGGTCGTTAACTCATCACAAGGCGGCGGGAGCAAAGACACCTGGGTTGTTGAGGAACTTCCGTAA
- a CDS encoding globin family protein, with translation MTPQQIELVKSSWKSVEPISVAAAALFYGRLFEIAPEVKPLFAKADMKEQGAKLMKMIGMAVASLDRLDEIMPAVTAMAQRHVEYGVKPEDYQPVGAALLWTLEKGLGDAFTPDTKEAWTTVYTTLAGAMIAATE, from the coding sequence ATGACTCCCCAGCAAATTGAACTTGTGAAATCGTCCTGGAAATCGGTGGAGCCAATTTCCGTCGCCGCCGCGGCTCTGTTTTACGGGCGGTTGTTTGAAATCGCTCCGGAGGTAAAGCCTCTCTTCGCCAAGGCCGACATGAAAGAGCAAGGGGCGAAGCTAATGAAGATGATCGGGATGGCTGTTGCGTCGCTTGATCGACTCGATGAAATCATGCCGGCGGTCACGGCGATGGCGCAGCGGCATGTCGAATATGGCGTGAAGCCGGAGGACTATCAGCCGGTCGGCGCGGCGCTGCTCTGGACGCTCGAGAAAGGATTGGGGGACGCGTTCACGCCCGATACGAAAGAGGCGTGGACCACGGTCTACACCACGTTGGCCGGCGCGATGATCGCCGCTACCGAATAA
- a CDS encoding DUF1559 domain-containing protein — protein MTRKRARGFTLVELLVVIAIIGVLIALLLPAVQQAREAARRMQCSNNLKQLGLAMHNYHDTYGTFPYGSIGCCYGTWQVAILPQLEQTALYDNYDFTLKYTGNTYGSSANIDVTSKRLEMLTCPSDSPRNNVSSSGTVGVASHNYAVNFGNTGYAQQDDLNGVKFGGAPFSYNGSNAKKIYGFRDVVDGTSNTMLAAEVLQGAESPLDLRGYTYWGDASGFETYLAPNSSQPDALYTATYCTNQPERNLPCVVATGSYPTMFGSRSRHPGGVQTVLCDGSARFVSENIKLDTWRALSTTRGSEVLSEF, from the coding sequence ATGACTCGAAAAAGAGCTCGCGGTTTCACGCTCGTGGAACTGCTGGTGGTGATCGCGATTATCGGCGTCTTGATTGCGCTGTTGTTGCCGGCGGTGCAGCAAGCTCGCGAAGCGGCTCGCCGGATGCAGTGCTCAAACAACCTGAAGCAGCTAGGGCTGGCGATGCACAACTATCACGATACCTACGGGACGTTCCCGTACGGCTCGATCGGTTGCTGCTACGGCACCTGGCAAGTCGCCATCTTGCCGCAACTAGAGCAAACGGCGCTCTACGACAACTACGACTTCACGCTGAAGTACACCGGCAATACCTACGGCAGCTCGGCGAACATCGACGTAACCAGCAAACGACTGGAGATGTTAACCTGCCCCAGCGACTCGCCGCGCAACAACGTCTCTTCCAGCGGAACGGTCGGGGTCGCGTCCCACAATTACGCCGTGAACTTCGGGAATACCGGGTACGCTCAACAAGACGACCTGAACGGCGTTAAGTTCGGCGGCGCCCCGTTCTCCTACAACGGCAGCAATGCCAAAAAGATCTACGGTTTCCGCGACGTCGTTGACGGCACCTCCAACACGATGCTGGCGGCGGAAGTGCTGCAGGGGGCGGAAAGCCCGCTCGATTTGCGCGGCTATACCTACTGGGGAGACGCCTCGGGCTTTGAAACGTACCTGGCCCCCAACTCGTCGCAGCCAGACGCTCTCTACACCGCGACCTATTGCACCAATCAGCCCGAGCGGAATCTCCCCTGCGTCGTTGCGACCGGCAGCTACCCGACGATGTTCGGTTCGCGCAGTCGACATCCAGGGGGCGTGCAGACCGTTCTATGCGACGGCTCGGCTCGCTTCGTTTCGGAGAACATCAAGCTTGATACCTGGCGAGCCCTGTCGACCACGCGAGGCTCCGAGGTGCTGTCGGAATTTTAA
- a CDS encoding DUF1559 domain-containing protein, with protein MTPHIKRSGFTLVELLVVIAIIGVLIALLLPAVQQAREAARRMQCSNNLKQLGLAMHTYHDTYQKFPAGNYSCCWGTWQLAILPQLEQGNLYEQYDQSNKYDDAYRYSASINIGVAKQRIATLTCPSDEPNAPISSMTSHNYAANYGNTGYSQQATLNGVTFGGAPFAPNSATTSLYYGFRDVVDGTSNTMLMAEVLQGKRTDLRGFSWWSLGSNITAYLSPNSSQPDSFSGGDCISMPEQNLPCITSTTSNPAALASRSRHPGGVQILRCDGSARFISENINLDTWRALATTRGGEVLGDF; from the coding sequence ATGACTCCGCACATCAAAAGAAGCGGGTTTACCCTTGTCGAATTGTTAGTGGTGATCGCCATTATCGGCGTGTTGATCGCGCTGTTGCTGCCGGCGGTGCAGCAAGCTCGCGAAGCGGCTCGTCGGATGCAATGCTCGAACAACCTGAAGCAACTTGGCCTGGCGATGCATACGTATCACGATACGTATCAAAAGTTCCCAGCCGGCAACTACTCATGCTGCTGGGGAACGTGGCAGCTGGCGATTTTGCCGCAGCTGGAACAGGGGAATCTGTACGAGCAGTACGATCAGTCGAACAAATATGACGACGCCTATCGCTACAGCGCCTCGATCAACATCGGGGTTGCGAAGCAACGAATTGCGACGCTCACCTGCCCGAGCGACGAACCGAACGCCCCGATCAGTTCGATGACGTCGCACAACTACGCGGCCAACTACGGAAACACCGGCTATTCGCAGCAAGCGACGCTGAACGGCGTCACGTTTGGGGGAGCTCCGTTCGCCCCGAATTCGGCGACGACTTCGCTTTACTACGGTTTTCGGGACGTGGTCGATGGAACGTCGAACACGATGCTGATGGCGGAAGTGCTGCAAGGAAAGCGGACTGACTTGCGCGGTTTCTCGTGGTGGTCGCTCGGCTCGAACATTACCGCTTACTTGTCGCCCAACTCCTCGCAGCCTGACTCGTTTAGCGGCGGCGACTGCATTAGCATGCCGGAGCAAAATCTCCCCTGCATTACATCGACCACCAGTAATCCAGCGGCGCTCGCATCGCGCAGTCGCCATCCCGGCGGCGTGCAGATCTTACGCTGCGACGGTTCGGCCCGGTTCATCTCCGAGAACATCAATCTCGACACTTGGCGCGCGCTGGCGACCACGCGCGGCGGCGAAGTGCTAGGCGATTTTTAG
- a CDS encoding FAD-dependent oxidoreductase, translating to MCAVEQTLVVVGNGMVSHALCQRLVAENGKSPYSITVIGEEPHAAYDRVRLTKYFETPDPETLQLASRQWYQDHGIQLHTGDAVVEVDRERREVACASGKKFSYDRLVLATGSRAWRPEVPGVELEGVYLYRTLNDVDAIRNHALRAKSAAVIGGGLLGLEAAKALHDYGLEVHIVEVAPGLMPRQLDHDCGAFLKEKIEQLGCHVHLIKRSTEIVADGEQRVLHFASGDSLTVDMVVISAGIRPRSELAAEAEITLGKRGGIEVDDCLRTSDPNIFAVGECAEHRGTIYGLVGPGIAMATTLGDNLLGGKSKFVGADQSARLKLLDIDVTSLGAPLGDSPNITLIAASGEDYSRKILLMGGKAIGAFGVGPWSECERLRTVIDAGGRIWPWQQARFQRSGNVWGSDSSVQQWPDAAIICSCKNVCKGAIDQAVAAGCASVAEVAAATGASTSCGSCQPLVKQILGTSEAVTRVPGRNALLWASILTLFVMTMLLLLGPVAAAESVESFRYQFSLIWRDDVIKQISGYSLLAIMLISTIFTLRKRWPRFKWGEYGYWRAFHAIVGLTTLAGLWLHTGGGLGANLNLMLSMAFVLLAITGGLTGAASALESQFTGEAAIWLRKYRPWINQIHIWILVPLGVFLVFHVTCVYYF from the coding sequence ATGTGCGCAGTAGAGCAGACGCTAGTTGTCGTTGGCAATGGTATGGTGAGCCATGCTCTCTGCCAGCGACTCGTCGCCGAGAATGGAAAGTCCCCCTATTCGATCACGGTGATCGGCGAGGAACCGCACGCTGCCTATGATCGCGTTCGTTTAACGAAGTATTTCGAAACGCCGGACCCTGAAACGCTGCAATTGGCGTCGCGCCAGTGGTACCAGGATCATGGCATTCAACTTCATACCGGCGACGCGGTGGTCGAAGTCGATCGCGAGCGGCGTGAAGTCGCTTGCGCTTCGGGAAAGAAGTTTTCATACGATCGCCTTGTCTTGGCGACCGGCTCTCGCGCGTGGCGCCCCGAAGTGCCCGGCGTTGAACTCGAAGGGGTCTATCTCTATCGAACGCTTAACGACGTCGATGCGATCCGCAATCATGCGCTGCGAGCGAAATCGGCGGCGGTGATTGGCGGCGGCTTGCTTGGTCTCGAAGCGGCCAAAGCGCTCCACGACTATGGACTCGAAGTCCACATCGTTGAAGTCGCCCCAGGGCTGATGCCGCGTCAGTTGGACCACGACTGCGGCGCCTTCTTAAAAGAAAAGATCGAACAGCTGGGATGCCACGTCCACCTGATCAAGCGGTCGACTGAGATTGTCGCGGACGGTGAGCAGCGAGTGTTGCACTTCGCCAGCGGCGATTCGTTGACGGTCGACATGGTGGTGATTTCGGCCGGCATTCGTCCTCGATCGGAATTGGCTGCCGAAGCCGAAATAACGCTCGGCAAGCGGGGAGGAATCGAAGTCGACGATTGCCTGCGAACGAGCGATCCGAACATCTTCGCTGTCGGCGAATGCGCCGAACACCGCGGTACGATTTACGGTCTGGTGGGTCCGGGAATCGCGATGGCGACGACGCTGGGTGATAACCTGCTGGGTGGGAAATCGAAGTTCGTCGGCGCCGATCAGTCGGCCCGACTCAAACTGCTCGATATCGACGTCACTTCGCTTGGCGCCCCGCTCGGCGACTCTCCCAACATCACCCTGATAGCAGCGTCTGGCGAAGACTATTCACGCAAGATCCTGCTGATGGGCGGGAAAGCGATCGGCGCCTTTGGCGTTGGTCCCTGGAGCGAATGCGAACGCCTGCGGACGGTGATCGACGCTGGCGGCCGAATCTGGCCCTGGCAGCAGGCCCGCTTCCAGCGATCGGGGAACGTCTGGGGAAGCGATTCGAGCGTTCAGCAATGGCCGGACGCCGCGATCATTTGCAGCTGTAAGAACGTCTGCAAAGGCGCCATCGATCAGGCGGTCGCCGCGGGATGTGCGTCGGTCGCCGAGGTTGCCGCTGCCACGGGCGCTTCAACTTCATGCGGATCGTGCCAACCGTTGGTGAAACAGATTCTCGGCACATCGGAAGCGGTGACGCGCGTGCCGGGGAGGAACGCGTTGCTCTGGGCGTCGATCTTGACGTTGTTCGTCATGACGATGCTGCTGTTGCTGGGACCGGTCGCGGCGGCCGAATCGGTGGAGTCGTTTCGATACCAGTTCTCCCTGATTTGGCGCGATGACGTGATCAAACAAATCAGCGGCTATAGCTTGCTCGCCATCATGCTGATCAGCACGATCTTCACCCTGCGAAAGCGATGGCCCCGGTTTAAGTGGGGGGAATACGGCTATTGGCGAGCGTTCCATGCGATCGTCGGCCTGACGACCCTGGCCGGATTGTGGCTCCATACCGGCGGCGGACTGGGCGCCAACTTGAATCTGATGCTGTCGATGGCGTTTGTGCTGTTGGCGATTACCGGCGGACTGACAGGTGCGGCCTCCGCATTGGAGAGCCAATTCACCGGCGAAGCGGCAATCTGGCTCCGCAAGTACCGCCCCTGGATCAATCAGATTCATATCTGGATTCTGGTTCCGCTCGGGGTGTTCCTCGTGTTCCACGTTACCTGCGTTTATTACTTCTAG